CATCAAGCAGGGCTCGTCGAGGTGCCAGATCCAACACCGAAAGAGGATTGGGTCGTCGTAAAAATCCATGCGTCGCCGATGTGTAACGAATACCACGCTTTTGAGCACGGCAGCAAAACTGATCGGATGGGACACGAGGCAGCAGGTGAGGTTGTCGATGTTGCACAACCCGGAAAAGTAGAGGTAGGCGATAGAGTAGTCGTGATGCCGCAATATCCTTGTGGGAAATGCGCGCTTTGCACAGATGGTGACTATATCCACTGCGAAAACAACTACAATTTTGAGGAATTCGTCGGATCCCCTTACGGCAGTGCGACAATGGCACAGTATATCCTGAAACCGTCTTGGTTGCTCCCGAAGATTCCAGACAACGTCTCTTATGAACACGCCTCACTTGCGTGTTGTGCGTTAGGGCCGTCCTACCGCGCCTTCGACGAGATGGGGGTTAACGCGACACATACCGTGCTCATCACGGGTATTGGCCCCGTCGGTTTCGGTGCGATTACCAACGCCAGGTTCCGCGGTGCGAAGGTCATCGCAGCAGAATTAATTCCGTGGCGCGCCGAGCGGGCAAAACAGATGGGCGT
The sequence above is a segment of the Candidatus Poribacteria bacterium genome. Coding sequences within it:
- a CDS encoding zinc-binding dehydrogenase; translated protein: MKVAAILGEHQAGLVEVPDPTPKEDWVVVKIHASPMCNEYHAFEHGSKTDRMGHEAAGEVVDVAQPGKVEVGDRVVVMPQYPCGKCALCTDGDYIHCENNYNFEEFVGSPYGSATMAQYILKPSWLLPKIPDNVSYEHASLACCALGPSYRAFDEMGVNATHTVLITGIGPVGFGAITNARFRGAKVIAAELIPWRAERAKQMGVEAVINPTDEDAVDQIRDLTTDGRGVDFALDCSGNVQAHRLCIDATRRRGTIAFVGQSGRNDTVIHVSPDLIGKGLRLAGAWHYNLNQFPGLMKVIEGSSLLDLLISNVFPMSEIQAAFETSASHESSKIILKPWE